The genomic stretch ACAAATGAAAAAGCTTTTCAAGGAGTTTTACAAGGGCGACCCCGGGGGGCCTGGTACGGGGGTTGGCCTGTTCATATCAAAAAAGATTGCTAAGGCCCATGGAGGGGATGTGGTTTATGAGCCAAACAGGCCGCAGGGGGCAATATTTAAAATAACCTTTCCGATAAAGAAGCATTAGGAAAAAGCACACAATGCAACACAGGTGGGCAGATGGGTCCAAAGGATGCAAAAATACTGATAATTGACGATGAGGCCGAGGTTAGGGACAGCATTACGCTTTTGTTCAAGTCACAGAGTTTCAAAAACACCCAGGCTGCAAAGGATGCCAAGACCGGCCTTGAAAAAATGCAACAGGAAGATTTTGATTTAGTCATAGTTGACCTTATGATGCCGGTTGTTTCAGGCCACCATGTCCTAAAGGAAATGAAAAGGCTAAAGACAAAGACAGGAGTCATCGTTTATTCTGCGATAGGTTTGCCAGAAGTGTTTGGGCAGGACCTGAGCAAAAGCTACAAGGGACTTGTTTTTTTAAGCAAGACTGTGACACCCTCCGTACTGGTTGAGCATGTGAAAG from Candidatus Parvarchaeota archaeon encodes the following:
- a CDS encoding response regulator gives rise to the protein MGPKDAKILIIDDEAEVRDSITLLFKSQSFKNTQAAKDAKTGLEKMQQEDFDLVIVDLMMPVVSGHHVLKEMKRLKTKTGVIVYSAIGLPEVFGQDLSKSYKGLVFLSKTVTPSVLVEHVKDALHKPAYTL